GTTGATAATGTAGAAACGGAGTAATATGAGTTTATCATCACTGAGTATTCGTCGCCCGGTTCTAGCTACCGTTTTTTCAATTGTGATTGTCCTGTTCGGGATCATTTCCTTTAACTATCTCCCTGTGCGGGAATATCCAGCCGTAGATCCGCCCATCGTTACCGTGAGTACCTCATACATTGGGGCAAATGCTGAAGTGATTGAATCGCAGATTACTGAGCCTCTCGAGGAAGAGATTAACGGCATAGCCGGCATCAAGAACTTAACCTCAGTAAGCCGTGAGGGCAGAAGTACGGTAACAGTGGAATTTGATTTAGATGTAGATCTTGAAACAGCTGCCAACGATGTGCGGGCCAGGGTTTCCAGAGCTGTTCGAAATATCCCACCCGACGCAGACCCACCAGTTGTATCGAAAGCGGATGCCGATGCTCGTCCTATCTTGTTTTTCAATATTAAGAGTGATTCACGGAATCTCCTGCAACTGACGGATATTGCGATAAACTATTTCAAAGAACGCGTTCAAACTATCCCCGGTGTAAGCAGTGTGCAAATTTGGGGCGACAAGACCTACTCTATGCGCCTTTGGTTAGATCCAATGAAGTTGGCTGCCTATGACTTGACTCCACTGGATGTAAGAAATTCATTGTCCAGTGAAAATGTAGAACTTCCTTCCGGTCGAATTGAAGGTAATCTTACTGAACTTACGGTAAGGACGATGGGCCGAATGTCAACCGTTGATGAGTTCAACGATTTGATTATCAGCCAGAGAAATGGAAGTAATATCAAGCTTCGGGATTTGGGTTATGCTGAGTTAGGTCCCCAAAATGAGCGGACCATTCTTAAGCGTGATGGAGTGCCTATGGTGGGAGTAGTGCTGGTTCCACAGCCCGGAGCCAACCAAATTGATATCGCCGATGAATTCTACAATAGAGCCAACGCTATTGAAAAGGATTTGCCAGCTGATATTGAAACAGCCATTGGCTTTGATACCACCGAATACGTCCGGGCTTCTATTGATGAAGTACAGCAAACTATTTTCATCGCATTTCTTCTGGTAATTGCTATTATTTTCCTTTTCCTCAGAGACTGGCGAACTACCATTATTCCTGTAGTGGTAATTCCAATTGCTCTAATTGGCGCCTTTTTTGTGATGTATTTGGCAGGATTTTCAATAAATGTATTAACGCTCTTAGCCATTGTACTTGCTATCGGCTTGGTGGTTGATGATGCGATTGTGGTTCTTGAAAACATCTATGCAAAAATTGAGCAAGGACTTGAGCCCACGATAGCGGGTATCTTGGGTTCAAGGGAAATTTTCTTTGCTGTAATTGCAACTTCAGCGGCATTGGTTTCTGTATTTATGCCGATTTTATTTTTGGGAGGAATTACCGGTCGGCTTTTCCGTGAGTTTGGAATCGTTATTGCCGGCGCCGTAATTATATCCTCATTTGTGGCGCTTACCCTTACTCCTATGCTTTCAACTAAGCTGTTGAAGAAAAGGGAAAAGCATAACAAGTTTTATGAAATGACCGAGCCGTTCTTTATCGCGATGAACAGAGCGTATAAGAATTCACTCCAAACATTTATGAATAACCGCTGGGTTTCATTTCTGGTGATTGCGGCTTCTGGTGGACTAATCTATTTGTTCATGCTAACGCTGCCGCAGGAAATAGCTCCGTTGGAAGATCGAAGTCGGGTTCGAATGTTTTCTCAGGCTCCTGAAGGGGCTTCTTATGAGTACATGGATAACTACATGGATCGCTTGGTGAAATTGGTTCAGGACAGCGTGCCGGAAGCTGAAGCAGTTATTTCAGTCACATCGCCGGGATTTGGTGCTTCCAGTTCCGTGAACTCAGGATTTGCCTTTGCCATTTTGAAAGATCCTGCAGAAAGGGACAGGTCTCAGAATGAAGTGGCCGACTACCTTACTCAATTGGTAACGACCTTAAGTGGGGCTCAAACTTTTGTATCTCAGGAACAGACAATCGGTAACAACAGGGGAGGATTGCCAGTGCAATATGTTCTGCAGAATCAGAATTTTGATAAGCTGAAAGAAGTCATTCCTGCCTTTCTCGAAGAAGCCCGAAATAATCCGACTTTCACCTATCAGGATGTTGATCTGAAATTCAACAAACCCGAGCTACAAGTTTCTATTGATCGAGAACGAGCCCAGGATTTAGGAGTTTCTGTACGTGATATTGCGGAAACACTACAGCTTTCATTAAGTGGACAGCGTTTTGATTTCTTCATTATGAACGGGAAGCAGTATCAGGTAATTGGTCAGGTTAGCCGAAGTAATCGTGATGAACCGGTCGATTTAAGGAGTCTGTACGTGAGAAATAATTCAGGGCAGCTCATACAATTAGATAACTTAGTAACGGTAGCAGAGCAAAGCAGTCCACCGCAACTCTACAGATTTAACCGCTATGCTTCGGCCACAATTTCTGCGAGTTTAGCCCCGGGTCAAACCATTTCTGATGGAATTGAAACCATGGATGAAATTGCTGCTCGTGTTCTTGATGATACGTTTACAACGAGTCTATCCGGTGCTTCACGGGATTTTGTGGAGAGTTCCTCCAGCTTAGGTTTCATATTTATGCTGGCACTCGCCTTGGTTTATTTAGTTCTCTCTGCACAGTTTGAAAGTTTCAGAGATCCATTCACCATTATGTTAACGGTGCCACTTGCACTCGCCGGTGCTTTATTGAGTATGTGGTATTTCAATGAGAGCTTGAATATTTTCTCCCAAATCGGGATGATCATGCTGATAGGTTTAGTAACTAAAAACGGAATTCTGATTGTAGAATTTGCAAACCAGCGTCAGCGACAAGGTTTATCGATCATGGACGCCATTTTAGATGCTTCTGCTGCTCGTTTCCGTCCAATTTTGATGACCAGTATTTCTACAGTGCTTGGGATTTTACCAATAGCCTTAGCTCTTGGAGCAGGCGCAGAAAGCCGAACTTCAATGGGTATTGCCGTTATTGGTGGATTGATCATTGGTAGTTTACTCACGCTCTACATTATCCCAGCTATGTACTCCTACCTTTCGC
Above is a window of Balneola sp. DNA encoding:
- a CDS encoding acriflavin resistance protein, producing MSLSSLSIRRPVLATVFSIVIVLFGIISFNYLPVREYPAVDPPIVTVSTSYIGANAEVIESQITEPLEEEINGIAGIKNLTSVSREGRSTVTVEFDLDVDLETAANDVRARVSRAVRNIPPDADPPVVSKADADARPILFFNIKSDSRNLLQLTDIAINYFKERVQTIPGVSSVQIWGDKTYSMRLWLDPMKLAAYDLTPLDVRNSLSSENVELPSGRIEGNLTELTVRTMGRMSTVDEFNDLIISQRNGSNIKLRDLGYAELGPQNERTILKRDGVPMVGVVLVPQPGANQIDIADEFYNRANAIEKDLPADIETAIGFDTTEYVRASIDEVQQTIFIAFLLVIAIIFLFLRDWRTTIIPVVVIPIALIGAFFVMYLAGFSINVLTLLAIVLAIGLVVDDAIVVLENIYAKIEQGLEPTIAGILGSREIFFAVIATSAALVSVFMPILFLGGITGRLFREFGIVIAGAVIISSFVALTLTPMLSTKLLKKREKHNKFYEMTEPFFIAMNRAYKNSLQTFMNNRWVSFLVIAASGGLIYLFMLTLPQEIAPLEDRSRVRMFSQAPEGASYEYMDNYMDRLVKLVQDSVPEAEAVISVTSPGFGASSSVNSGFAFAILKDPAERDRSQNEVADYLTQLVTTLSGAQTFVSQEQTIGNNRGGLPVQYVLQNQNFDKLKEVIPAFLEEARNNPTFTYQDVDLKFNKPELQVSIDRERAQDLGVSVRDIAETLQLSLSGQRFDFFIMNGKQYQVIGQVSRSNRDEPVDLRSLYVRNNSGQLIQLDNLVTVAEQSSPPQLYRFNRYASATISASLAPGQTISDGIETMDEIAARVLDDTFTTSLSGASRDFVESSSSLGFIFMLALALVYLVLSAQFESFRDPFTIMLTVPLALAGALLSMWYFNESLNIFSQIGMIMLIGLVTKNGILIVEFANQRQRQGLSIMDAILDASAARFRPILMTSISTVLGILPIALALGAGAESRTSMGIAVIGGLIIGSLLTLYIIPAMYSYLSPVKSDDDIIDEESIEKAEKELDTAPV